The following is a genomic window from Streptomyces chrestomyceticus JCM 4735.
GCGGGGAGGGCGCGGTGGACAGGGCGGCGGACGGGACGGCAAGCGGGGCGGCGGAGACGGCGACGTGGGCGGCGGCCTGCGGCTCCGGGGTCACGGCGGACTTCTGGTGCGACCCGGTCTGCCCGTACTCCTGGGTCGCCGCGCAGTGGCTCCAGGAGGTGACCCGGGTCCGCCCGGTCGGGGTACGCCTGCGGTTGATGAGTCTCCAAGTGCTCAACGAGGGCCGGGAGGTCGACCCCGAGGACCCGGACGGCGAGTGGGGCGCGTACCTGTGGGCGCCGGTGCGGGCCTGTGCGGCGGTGGAGCAGCGGTACGGGCACGAGGCGCTGGGCCGCTTCTACCGGGCGCTCGGCGTGCGGCTGCACCACCGGGGCGAGTGGGACGGGATCGAGCGCGCGCTGACGGACGCGGGGCTGCCGCGCGAGGTGGCCGAGGCGGCGTGGACCACGGAGTACGACGCGGTGGTCCGGGCGTCGCACGCGCGCGCCGTCGCCCTGGTCGGAACGGACGTCGGCACGCCGGTCGTCGCGGTGGACGAGGTGGCCTTCTTCGGGCCGGTGGTCTCCCCCGCTCCCCGGGGAGAGGCGGCGGGGCGGCTGTGGGACGGTGTCCTGAAACTGGCTTCCGTACCGGGCTTCCACGAGCTGCGCCGCCCGGCCGCCGCCGCACCGGACTTCGGCCCCGAACCGGCCGCCGGGGCCTCTCCTTGTGTCGGCCACAAGTCGGACGACCGTCCCCCACGGGATGACGGCCCCCGCCCGGGTCGGACTTCCAGCCGGTGCCACTTTCACCACTTCGGACTGAGGTGTCGGGGACCTCGCACGACGAAGAATGGGACTGCACCACACACCTACCTCCCAGGGCCCTTCCGGCCCCGCGGAGACCGGTGTCCCGCCGGGCCCGACCGCCCCGGCGGCCCCGCCCGTCCCCTTCCCAGGAGTTCACCCGTGTCCCACGCGGCCGCTTTCCCCGCCCCCGCCCGAGCCACCGCGGCCGTCGCCGCCCGTGCCACGGACCTGAGCAAGGTCTACGGGCAGGGGGAGACCCAGGTGGTCGCGCTGGACCAGGTGTCCGTCGAGTTCGGCCGCGGACGCTTCACCGCGATCATGGGTCCGTCCGGTTCCGGCAAGTCCACGCTGATGCACTGCATGGCGGGCCTGGACTCCATATCGTCCGGCTCGGCCCTGATCGGGGACACCGAGCTGACCGGTCTGAACGACAAGAAGCTCACCCAGTTGCGCCGCGACAAGATCGGCTTCATCTTCCAGGCGTTCAACCTGCTGCCGACGCTGACCGCGCTGGAGAACATCACGCTGCCCATGGACATCGCGGGCCGCAAGGCCGACCGGGACTGGCTGGACCGCATCGTCTCGACGGTAGGCCTGTCCGGGCGGCTCAAGCACCGGCCCGCGCAGCTCTCCGGCGGCCAGCAGCAGCGCGTCGCGGTGGCCCGCGCGCTGGCCTCCCAGCCCGAGATCATCTTCGCCGACGAGCCGACCGGCAACCTCGACTCCCGCTCCGGCGCCGAGGTGCTCGGCTTCCTGCGCGAGTCCGTACGGGCGATGCAGCAGACCGTCGTCATGGTCACCCACGACCCGGTCGCCGCCGCCTACGCGGACCGGGTGATCTTCCTGGCCGACGGCCGCATCGTCGAGGAGCTGTACGAGCCGACCGCCGACGCCGTCCTGGACCGGATGCGGCTGTTCGACGCCAAGAACCGTACGAGCTGACGCCCGCCGCCGACACCTCACCCCAGGACTGACACCACCACCATGTTCCGAACCGCCCTGCGCAATGTGCTCGCGCACAAAGCCCGCCTGATGATGACCGCGCTCGCGGTCCTCCTCGGCGTGGCCTTCGTCTCCGGCACCCTGGTCTTCAGCGACACGGTCGGCGAGGCCGTCAAGAAGGCTTCGGCCAAGAGCTTCAAGGACGTCGCCGTCTCCGTACAGGCCACCTCGGGGGACGCGCCGCCCGTCCCCGAGGACGGGAAGAACCGTACGACCCTGCTCACCGACCGGCTGGCCGACCAGGTCCGCTCGCTGCCCGGCGTGGCCGCCGTGCACGCCAACGTCAGCGGCCGCGCCACCGTCGCCGACAAGGACAACCAGCCGATCGGCAACGACTGGCAGAACGTCGCCACCAACTACCAGCCGGGCGCGGGCGGCAAGGACAGCCGCTACCCGGTCGTCCAGGGCCGCGGCCCGGCCGGGGCCGGCGAGATCGCCCTCGACGAGGCGACCGCGGAGAAGGGCGGCCTGGCGCTCGGCGACACGGTGCGCTTCGCCACCGACGGTCCGGCCCTGCACAAGAAGCTCGTCGGCATCGTCCACTCCGAGGACCCGCAGGTCACCGCGGGCGGCAGCCTCGCGCTGTTCGACACCGCCACCGCGCAGAAGCTGTTCGTGCGCCCCGGCCAGTACGACGAACTGGTGGTGGCCGCCAAGCCCGGCACCGACGAGAAGGCGCTGACCGCCGCCGTCGAGAAGCTGCTGCCGAAGGACCGCGCGACGGCGACCAGCGGCGCCGCGCTCGCCGCCGGTCAGGCCAAGATGGTCGAGCAGAGCAACCAGGCGATGAGCAAGACGCTGCTGGTGTTCGCCGGTATCGCGCTGTTCGTCGGCGTCTTCATCATCGCCAACACCTTCACCATGCTCATCTCCCAGCGCAGCCGTGAGATCGCGCTGATGCGGGCGATCGGCGCCTCCCGCCGCCAGGTGGTGCGCTCGGTGCTGGCCGAGGCGGGCCTGCTCGGCCTGGTCTCCTCCGTCGTCGGCTTCGCCCTCGGCACCGGCATCGCGGTCACCATGCGCGCGGTGCTCAACGCCAACGGCGCCGGCTTCCCCGACGGCCCGCTGGTCATCAGCCCCAGCGCCGTCCTGTCCGCGCTCGGCGTCGGCGTGCTGGTGACCGTACTGGCCGCCTGGCTGCCGTCCCGCAAGGCCGCGAAGATCGCCCCGGTCGAGGCGCTGAACACGGTGGACGCGGCGCCCAAGCTGCGCGGCCTGGTCGTCCGCAACACCATCGGCGCGGTCATCACCGGCCTCGGCGTCGCGATCATGCTCTATGTGTCCACCCGGAAGACCGCCGAGGACATGATGACCCCCATGGCGGGCTCGGCGCTCACCCTGGTCGGCGTCATCGTCCTGGCGCCGCTGCTGTCCCGGCCGCTGGTCTCGCTGACCGGCAAGGTCACCACCCGGATCTTCGGCGTCAGCGGCAAGCTGGCCAAGGAGAACGCGCTGCGCAACCCGCGCCGGACCGCCGCCACCGCCTCCGCCCTGATGATCGGCCTCACCCTGATCACCGGCATGACGGTCGTCGGCGTCTCGGGCCAGCGCGCCTCGGACGAGATGGCCGCCCAGGGCCTGACCGCGGACTACCAGGTCAGCACGGCCAACTTCCGCGGTCTGGACCCCGAACTGACGAAGCAGGCCGCGAAGCTGCCCGGCGTGCAGGCGGCGGTGCCCCTGCGCTCGGCCGCCTTCGAGACGGACGGCGGCAACGGCTACGGCTCGGTCACCGGCACCGACCTCGCGCACCTCGGCAAGGTCACCGACCTCACGTTCGTCAGCGGGTCGCTGGACGCCGTGCGCGACGGCGGCGGGGTCGCGGTCTCCCGCAGCCGGGCGGAGAAGCTGCACTGGAAGACGGGCGAGACCCACGAGGTCGGCTTCTTCACCGGCACGGAGAAGAAGGAGAAGGCCCGGCTCAAGGTCGCCGCCGTCTACGAGGACAACGCCACCGTCGGCGACCTGTTCGGCTCCACCACGCTGGTCGACCCGCACGTCAAGCCCCTCAAGGACGAGAAGGTCCTGGTCAAGACGGCCAACGGGCCCGACGCCGGGCTGGAGAAGGAGATCCGCAAGGCCCTCGGCGACAGCCCGCTGCTCAAGGTCCAGGACAAGGACGCGCTGCGCAAGGAGAACGCCGGCAGCATCGACACCGTCCTGAACATGGTCTACGGACTGCTCGGCATGGCCGTGATCATCGCGGTCGTCGGCGTCGTCAACACCCTGGCCATGTCGGTCTTCGAACGCACCCGGGAGATCGGGATGCTGCGCGCCATCGGCCTCGCCCGCAGCGGCATCAAGCAGATGGTCCGCCTGGAATCCGTCGTCATCTCCCTGTTCGGCGCGGTCCTCGGCATCGGTGTGGGCGTCTTCCTCGCCTGGGCCGGCGGCAAGATGACGGCCGCCTCGATGCCGACGTACGAGATGATCCTGCCGTGGGACCGCCTGGGCATCTTCCTGGCGATCGCCCTCGTGGTCGGCGTCCTCGCCGCCGCCTGGCCGGCCCGCCGCGCCGCCCGCCTGAACATGCTGGAGTCCATCGGCGCCCAGTAACCCCCGTCAGCACCCGCCCCTCCTGTCCGCCCCGTCCCTCTCCCCAGGGACGGGGCGGACGTTCTTGCGCGAACCGGCCTTCTCACAACGCCTTTCGGACAACGGTGATCACCGAGATGCCCTGGCGGCCACAAAGGCGGTCATCATGATTCGCCCGCGAGTGGCATCAGTAAAGAGCGTACAAAACATTAAGAGAGGCGTTCCGGATATGCAGTTCCTTCAGCACCGCATGGTGGTCAGCGGCCAAGCCACCACAAGGATCGAACGATGAGACGGGGAAGACCGGGAACGAACGCGTTACGCCCATTAGGCCGCCAGGAACCCGCCTTCCGCCGTGGGCAGTTACTTCGGCGCGGCGCCTGTTCCATGGTGCTGTCCGCCGCCTTGGTGGCCGGCCTCATGGGCTCGCACGTCGCCGGCGCGACGGAGATCGTCGAAGACGACCCGCTCCTTCGCCGCGGACAAGCGGTCGACGCTTGGATGGACGGGGGCAGCGGTGTCAAGGCAGCCGCTGAGCAGGCGCTCCTGGGCACGGACGAGGACATCAGAAAGTTTCTCGCCCAGAAGGACAGGATCGAGTTCGACGACGACTACATCGACGCCAGCCGGGTTTTCGACGCCGGCGGGCCCGCGGTCCGCGCAGCGGCGAAGGCCGCGCTCAAAGCCGGCAAGGCCGACGCCCCCGAGCCCGTGCGGGCGTTCCTGCGGGACGGGTGGAAGGCACCGTTGCAGCAGGACCAGCAGGTCGAGGTCTCGCGCATCATCAATTTCGGTGGCAAGGGAGTCCAGGACGCCGGGAAGGCGGCGCTGAAGGGAACTCCCGAAGATGTCGTCAAGTTCCTTGCCCAAGGCCAGTACGAGGCTCGCAGGAAGGACGACGAGGTCGAGGTCTCGCGGCTCGTCAACACTGGCGGTCCGGCGGTCCAGGCAGCCGGCAAGGTGGCCTTGAAAGGCACACCCGAGGACATCACCGAATTCCTGGAAGTGGGTCAGTTCGTCGCCCGCAACCGCGACCAGGAGCACGCGACCATCGCCCAACTGGCGGAGCAGGCCACCCAGGCCGGCATCCGGGCCAAGAACGCCACCCAACAGGCCCAGGACGCCTCCGCCCGCGCGATCGAGGCATCGGCCCTGGCCAAGGAAGCCGCACTGAAGGCCGCGGAGGAGACCGAGGCTGCCAAGGGCGACGCCCAGCAGGCCGCGGTCAAGGCGAAGCGGGCCGCGGACGCGGCCCGTGGCGCCGCCGCGGCCGCCCAGCAAGCCATCGGCGCGGCCAACGCCGCGAACCGCGCGGCACGCATAGCGGCGCTCGCCGCGGCACAGACCGCCGCGGCGGCGGCCTCCGCCGCCAACGCGGCCAACGACGCCTACAACGCCTCCATCGCGGCGGCCACCAACGCGGGCCGGGCCGGCGAGGCCCGGGACATGGCCAAGAAGGCCCGGCAGGCCGCAGCACTCGCCGACACCTCGGCCGAAGCGGCCAAGAAGGCGGGCGAGGCGTCGCTGGCCGCCGGAGCCGCGGCCGGCGCGGCGCACAGCGCAGGTGCCGATGCCGACGCCGCAGCCGACGCCGCCGACCGGGCCAACGCCTATGCCCGGGCCGCGGGGGTGCACTCCGGTGAGGCCGCGGCCGCGGCCGCGGAGACCCGCCGTCACGCGCGTGAGGCCAACCGGGCCGCCAACGCCGCCGAAGCGCTGGCCCGGCGCTCCGCCGACGCCGCATTCGAGGCGCGCGCCGCCGCCAACTCCGCGGCTACCCATGCCAGGAACGCCGCGGCTGCCGCCGACGAGGCCGCCCAGCATGCCGGCGAAGCGGCCAAGGCCGCCGAAGAGGCCAACAAGCACGCCGCCGCGGCGAAACTGGCCGCCGAGGCAGCCGACACCGCGGCCGCCACAGCCAAGAAGGTCTTCGACGTCGCCCGGCAGACCGAGGCGGAGGACCTGGCCACCCGCACCAGCGCCGCCATCGAACGAGCCAGGACCCGGGCGTCCCAAACCGCTTCCCTGACCGCGACCTCTGCTGCCGGTCTCGCCGAGGCCCGCTCACTGGACACCACGGCCGCCGAGCTGGCCGCCGAGGCCGACAAGGCCGGCGCCGACACCAAGGTGCTCGTCGGCAAGGGGCGGGCGCTGGCCATGAAGGCGCTCAAGTTGCGCGGATCGTGGAGTCAGGACGCCGCGGCACGGGCCCTGTCCGGCTCGGACGAGGACGTTCTGGACTATCTGCGCCGCGGCTGGACGGAGGCCGGACAGGACGAGAGCCGCGAGCAGGTGTCCCGGCTCAGTACCCACAGCCCTTACGAGGTGGTGCGCACGGCCGCTGCACAGGCACTCAAGGGGTCGGACCAGCAGATCCGCGACTTCCTCACCAGCGGCCAGTACGACGTGGCCGCCACCGATCTCACCGTCCGCGTCTCCCAGATCAACGGCACGGGCGGGCCCGGGGTCAAGGAAGCGTCCAAGGCCGCCCTGCGCGACGGGCGGGGCAAGGTGCTGGCCGCCTTCATCGCCACCGGCCAGTACGCGGCGCAGAACTCCGACGAACAGGTCATCGCCTCGAAACTGGTCAACGACGGCGGCCCGGAGGTGAAAGCCGCGGCCAAGGTCGCCCTGGCGGGCTCCCCCGACCAGCTCCACGAGTTCGTCCAGACCGGCCAGTACATGGCCGATCGCAAGGACAAGCTCGCCGCCAACCACGTCGCCCAGATGCAGCGTCTGGTATCCGAGGCTTCCCTCGTCGCCGCCCAGGCCCAGCGCAACCGCTGGCTCGCCGCTCAGGCCGCCGCCGAGGCCAACAAAGCCTCCACCGATGCCACCGCTGCCGCCGCCGAGGCAAGGAAATCCGCCGAGCTCGCGGAGGACTACCGTCGCGCCGCGGACCAATCCGCCACCAGTGCCGAGACCAGCGCCGCGCAGGCCGCGGATTCCGCGAAGCGTGCGCGCAAAGCCGCCGACGCCGCCGATCTTGACGCCAAGGCAGCCGAACAGTCCGCGGCCCAAGCCGAATTCTCCGCCGACTACGCCCGTCGGTCCGCGAACGCGGCAAACGAAAGTGCGACCGAGGCAAGATTCTCCGCACTGAGCGCCGGAAAGAGTGCTGCCGAAGCCGACACCCTGGCTTCCCAGGCGTGGGAGAGCGTGCGGAAAAAGCTCGAAGCGGAAGAAGCTGAGGCGTTCCGCAAGGCCGAAGAGGAGCGCAAACAGAGAGAAAAGGAGAAGGCCGAGAAGAAAATTTGCCGCCCCAATCTCTCGCACGAGCTGGCCGACGTGGTCTGCATCGCCGGCGGCGGCATACTTGAGGTACCGGAACCCGATCCCACGATGACCGCCATCGCATGGGAATTCAGCGGACTCGCCGATCTGGAAAGATGCATCAAAGAACCGAGCTTCGGCCCGTGTGTCTCCTTCGCCCTTTCCATTGTTCCGGTGGGCAAGGCCGGCAAGATACTCAAGCTGGGCGGTGAAGGTGTCGAAGGCATCGCCAAGGGCTCGCGCATCGTCAAGGCCGGAATCAAGTGCGCCACCTGCTTCCTGGCGGGCACCGGAGTACTGATGGCGGACGGGAGCCGAAAGCCTGTCGAGGACGTGGCGGTCGGCGACTCGGTGACCGCCACGGACCCGGTCGACGGCCGGACCGGCCCTCGCACGGTCATCGCCCGCATCATCACCGAACACGACAAGCGCTTCAACGAACTCACCGTGGCCACCTCGCAGGGGGAGCAGCGGCTCACGGCCACGCACGAGCATCCGTTCTGGTCCCCCTCGCAGCACGCCTGGGTCGAGGCGGCCGACCTCCGCAGGGGCATGACGCTCCGGACCCTCGACAACGGCGTCGTGAAAGTCCACCGAAACCGCGCGTTCACCGAATCCGCCCGTACCTACAATCTCACTGTGGCGGGTCTGCACACGTACTACGTGTTCGCGGGCACCACGCCGGTCCTGGTGCACAATTCCGAATGCGGTCCGGCCTTCAATTCCTCCAGGTCCTCACTGAATCACTACTTGAAGCACGTTTTTGGGGTGGACCTGAACAAGAAGGGAAGATACAACGGGAAGCCTCACGTCAAGCCGGACATGCCCGAATTCAGCGGACCGAACGGGTACAATGCCTACAAGAAGGCAGCCAGCGATTTCCTTAGCGGCCCTCCGCGCTCCGGTGACCTGATGTCGGACGCGGGGTCGCTCTTCCGCATGGACCCGAAGACCGGATACTTCGGCGTGCGGGACAACCGGGGCGTAGTGCAGACCTTCTTCCGCCCGGAACGTCTGGACGAGTATTTCCGGGAACAGCAACAGCGGTTCGGCGGGCGTATCATCCCCTGACCGTATTTTTCGCCGAGCGCCGGACATGAAGGCGCCGGAATGTGAAGCCGGGGCGCACCCTCGACACCGGGTGCGCCCCGGCCCCGTCCCCCACCGACAACGACCACGAAAGGACGGACATGAGCGAGGAGTTCTTCGTCCGGTACACGGAGGTGCAGTACGGCTCGGGCCGGGCGCGGGCCGTCTCGCCGCGCGGCGATCTCGGCCACTGGAGCGCGTTCGTGGACACCTGCGAGGAAGGCTACGACGACGCCCTTCCCGACTACTTCTACGAGCTGCGCATCAGAGACGCGATCGAGCGTGCGCTCACCGACGAGCGGCTGCGGCAGACCGAGGGGTATGCGGCTTTCCGGGCGAGGGTGGAGGCCGTCGACGAGCGGTTCCGCCGGGTGGCGTCCGAGCGGCTGCCCGTCGCGGATCCGTCGGGGCTCGGCTGGTGGCATCTGGTCGTACCCGGGCGGGGAGGCGAGGAGTTCGCCCGGAGTCTCCGGGAGGAGTTCGGGGTGACGGTCGACGTCGTTCCGTAGCCGTTCCGCGAGGAAGCCGACGGAGGGCCGTTCGAGGGCCGCGGCGAGGGTTCGGCCGCCCCGAAAGGGCAACCCGCAGCGCATGGCAGCCGAAACGTCCGAGAAAACCACCACGCTGATCGCCCACTCGTGGTGGTCCGTACTGCGGCGCACCGTCAAGGAGTTCGTGGACGACGAGCTTCCCGACCGTGCCGCGGCCCTCACGTACTACGGGGTGCTCTCCCTCTTCCCGGCGCTGCTGGTGCTGGTCTCGATGCTCGGGGTGATCGGGAAGTCGGCGACCGACGCCGTGCTCGGCACTCTCGAAGAGATCACGCCGGAGGCGGCGCAGCAGATCCTGCGCGGCGCGGTACGCCAGTTGCAGGACGGGCCCGGCACCGGCGGGGTGCTGGCCGTCGTGGGTCTGCTGGCCGCGCTGTGGTCGGCCTCCAGCTACATAGCGGCCTTCATCCGAGCCGCCAACGCCGTCTACGACCTGCCGGAGGGGCGGCCGGCGTGGAAGACCCTGCCGCTGCGGCTCGGTGTGACGGTCGTGCTGATGGTGCTGCTGTCGGCCAGCGCGGTGATCGTGGTCTTCACCGGCTCGCTGGCCCGGCAGGCGGGCCGCGCCCTGGGCGTCGGCGACACCGGCATCGCGGTCTGGTCGGTCGCCAAGTGGCCCGTCCTGCTGCTGCTCGTGGTGCTGATGATCACCATCCTGTACCGCGCCACGCCCAACGTACGGGACCAGGGGCTGTGGCGGCTGACGCCCGGCAGCTTCCTGGCCGTCGTGCTGTGGCTGGCCGCCTCGGCGGGCTTCGCGCTGTACGTGGCGAACTTCGGCTCGTACAACAAGACGTACGGCACCCTGGCGGGCGTCATCGTCTTCCTGGTCTGGGTGTGGCTGTCGAACCTGGCGGTCCTGCTGGGTCTGGAGTTCGACGCCGAGCTGGCCCGGCAGCGGGCGATCACCGAGGGGCACCCGGC
Proteins encoded in this region:
- a CDS encoding ABC transporter ATP-binding protein, whose amino-acid sequence is MSHAAAFPAPARATAAVAARATDLSKVYGQGETQVVALDQVSVEFGRGRFTAIMGPSGSGKSTLMHCMAGLDSISSGSALIGDTELTGLNDKKLTQLRRDKIGFIFQAFNLLPTLTALENITLPMDIAGRKADRDWLDRIVSTVGLSGRLKHRPAQLSGGQQQRVAVARALASQPEIIFADEPTGNLDSRSGAEVLGFLRESVRAMQQTVVMVTHDPVAAAYADRVIFLADGRIVEELYEPTADAVLDRMRLFDAKNRTS
- a CDS encoding ABC transporter permease, encoding MFRTALRNVLAHKARLMMTALAVLLGVAFVSGTLVFSDTVGEAVKKASAKSFKDVAVSVQATSGDAPPVPEDGKNRTTLLTDRLADQVRSLPGVAAVHANVSGRATVADKDNQPIGNDWQNVATNYQPGAGGKDSRYPVVQGRGPAGAGEIALDEATAEKGGLALGDTVRFATDGPALHKKLVGIVHSEDPQVTAGGSLALFDTATAQKLFVRPGQYDELVVAAKPGTDEKALTAAVEKLLPKDRATATSGAALAAGQAKMVEQSNQAMSKTLLVFAGIALFVGVFIIANTFTMLISQRSREIALMRAIGASRRQVVRSVLAEAGLLGLVSSVVGFALGTGIAVTMRAVLNANGAGFPDGPLVISPSAVLSALGVGVLVTVLAAWLPSRKAAKIAPVEALNTVDAAPKLRGLVVRNTIGAVITGLGVAIMLYVSTRKTAEDMMTPMAGSALTLVGVIVLAPLLSRPLVSLTGKVTTRIFGVSGKLAKENALRNPRRTAATASALMIGLTLITGMTVVGVSGQRASDEMAAQGLTADYQVSTANFRGLDPELTKQAAKLPGVQAAVPLRSAAFETDGGNGYGSVTGTDLAHLGKVTDLTFVSGSLDAVRDGGGVAVSRSRAEKLHWKTGETHEVGFFTGTEKKEKARLKVAAVYEDNATVGDLFGSTTLVDPHVKPLKDEKVLVKTANGPDAGLEKEIRKALGDSPLLKVQDKDALRKENAGSIDTVLNMVYGLLGMAVIIAVVGVVNTLAMSVFERTREIGMLRAIGLARSGIKQMVRLESVVISLFGAVLGIGVGVFLAWAGGKMTAASMPTYEMILPWDRLGIFLAIALVVGVLAAAWPARRAARLNMLESIGAQ
- a CDS encoding polymorphic toxin-type HINT domain-containing protein, yielding MVLSAALVAGLMGSHVAGATEIVEDDPLLRRGQAVDAWMDGGSGVKAAAEQALLGTDEDIRKFLAQKDRIEFDDDYIDASRVFDAGGPAVRAAAKAALKAGKADAPEPVRAFLRDGWKAPLQQDQQVEVSRIINFGGKGVQDAGKAALKGTPEDVVKFLAQGQYEARRKDDEVEVSRLVNTGGPAVQAAGKVALKGTPEDITEFLEVGQFVARNRDQEHATIAQLAEQATQAGIRAKNATQQAQDASARAIEASALAKEAALKAAEETEAAKGDAQQAAVKAKRAADAARGAAAAAQQAIGAANAANRAARIAALAAAQTAAAAASAANAANDAYNASIAAATNAGRAGEARDMAKKARQAAALADTSAEAAKKAGEASLAAGAAAGAAHSAGADADAAADAADRANAYARAAGVHSGEAAAAAAETRRHAREANRAANAAEALARRSADAAFEARAAANSAATHARNAAAAADEAAQHAGEAAKAAEEANKHAAAAKLAAEAADTAAATAKKVFDVARQTEAEDLATRTSAAIERARTRASQTASLTATSAAGLAEARSLDTTAAELAAEADKAGADTKVLVGKGRALAMKALKLRGSWSQDAAARALSGSDEDVLDYLRRGWTEAGQDESREQVSRLSTHSPYEVVRTAAAQALKGSDQQIRDFLTSGQYDVAATDLTVRVSQINGTGGPGVKEASKAALRDGRGKVLAAFIATGQYAAQNSDEQVIASKLVNDGGPEVKAAAKVALAGSPDQLHEFVQTGQYMADRKDKLAANHVAQMQRLVSEASLVAAQAQRNRWLAAQAAAEANKASTDATAAAAEARKSAELAEDYRRAADQSATSAETSAAQAADSAKRARKAADAADLDAKAAEQSAAQAEFSADYARRSANAANESATEARFSALSAGKSAAEADTLASQAWESVRKKLEAEEAEAFRKAEEERKQREKEKAEKKICRPNLSHELADVVCIAGGGILEVPEPDPTMTAIAWEFSGLADLERCIKEPSFGPCVSFALSIVPVGKAGKILKLGGEGVEGIAKGSRIVKAGIKCATCFLAGTGVLMADGSRKPVEDVAVGDSVTATDPVDGRTGPRTVIARIITEHDKRFNELTVATSQGEQRLTATHEHPFWSPSQHAWVEAADLRRGMTLRTLDNGVVKVHRNRAFTESARTYNLTVAGLHTYYVFAGTTPVLVHNSECGPAFNSSRSSLNHYLKHVFGVDLNKKGRYNGKPHVKPDMPEFSGPNGYNAYKKAASDFLSGPPRSGDLMSDAGSLFRMDPKTGYFGVRDNRGVVQTFFRPERLDEYFREQQQRFGGRIIP
- a CDS encoding HalX domain-containing protein, with the protein product MSEEFFVRYTEVQYGSGRARAVSPRGDLGHWSAFVDTCEEGYDDALPDYFYELRIRDAIERALTDERLRQTEGYAAFRARVEAVDERFRRVASERLPVADPSGLGWWHLVVPGRGGEEFARSLREEFGVTVDVVP
- a CDS encoding YihY/virulence factor BrkB family protein, with product MAAETSEKTTTLIAHSWWSVLRRTVKEFVDDELPDRAAALTYYGVLSLFPALLVLVSMLGVIGKSATDAVLGTLEEITPEAAQQILRGAVRQLQDGPGTGGVLAVVGLLAALWSASSYIAAFIRAANAVYDLPEGRPAWKTLPLRLGVTVVLMVLLSASAVIVVFTGSLARQAGRALGVGDTGIAVWSVAKWPVLLLLVVLMITILYRATPNVRDQGLWRLTPGSFLAVVLWLAASAGFALYVANFGSYNKTYGTLAGVIVFLVWVWLSNLAVLLGLEFDAELARQRAITEGHPAREEPYVEPRDTRAWPDRLRLPRRRRRTEREPSPDH